The region CGAGGTCTTCACGGATACGGACTGCGCGTGGCCTGTGAGCCCGCGTTCAGCCGCGGCGGACGGCGAGGACGCGGAAGCCCGCGCGGGAGGCGGTGCGCTCGGTCGGGAACCCCTGCTCCACCAGCCACTTGTGCAGGGAGTCGGCGCCCAGGTGGCGCTGCACCACCAGGTGGGCGACGCCCTGCTCCGACAGCCGCCCCAGCCACACCCGCAGCAGGGTGTGCAGGACGCCCTTGCCCACCCGGATCGGCGGGTTGGACCAGATCGCGTCGAAGGGGCCGGACAGGTCGGGGGCGTCCTCCTCGGCGGGCTCGCCCTCGGGGGTGACGACCGCGAAGCGGGCGTTGTCCAGGCCGTGCTCGGCGGCGTTGCGGCGGGCCAGGCCCACCGCGCGGGAGTTCACGTCCACCCCCAGCACCTGTGCGGCGGGGGCGCGGGAGGCCAGCGTCAGCGCGATCGGCCCGTAGCCGCAGCCCACGTCCAGCAGCCGCCCGCCCTCGGGCGGGGCCGGGACCGACTCCAGCAGCACCCGGGTGCCCAGGTCCACCTTGTCGGGGGAGAACACCCCGCGGTCGGTGTGCAGGCGCAGGTGCAGGTCGGGCAGGACCAGGTCCGCGGTGGAGGGACGGCTCGCGGCGTCCGGGTCGGAGTCGAAGTAGTGCTGGGCCACGCCGTGACGCTACCAGCACCGGTGCGCGTCCCACGCCCGGCAAAAACCTCACATGCTGCGGAAAACGACGTGCCAAGCCCCGACACGACCCGGCAAGGGGTGCGGAAGATGGAGTTATCCGAGGGATGGCGGGGGAACCCATGCGAGCACAGGTAGGAGATCGTCTGGTCATCGAGAGCCAGCGCGCGGACGCGCACCGCCGGACCGGTGTCGTCACCGGGATCCGGGGGAGCGGCGGGGAGCCCCCGTACCAGGTGCACTGGCTCGACGCCGGGCAGGGGCACGACGCCCTGGTCTACCCCGGCCCGGACGCGCACATCGAACACCCGCCCGGCGCGGACGCCGGGACGAGCACGGAGGGGGCGCAGATGCACACGACCAAGCGCTGGAACGTCGACGTCTTGATCTCGGAGGAGAACGAGGGTGAGGCCGCCCGCACCTGGGCGGAGGTGGGCATGGTCGCCGACGACGGTACGGCGCTGCGCGGTCACGGGATGGCACGCAAGCACCCGATGGACATGGACGTCCCCGAGATCGGCGAGGAGCTCGCCGTCTCCCGGGCGCTGTCGGACCTCTCGCGCCAGCTCCGGCAGGTCGCCGCCGAGGACATCAACGACAACACCGGCACCCCGTGGCGGCCCACCTGACCGGGCCCGCCCGCCGGGCGGCGATCACGAGGGAACACGGACCCCCGGCCCCGCAGGGCCGGGGGTCCGGCCGTGCCCGCCCCGGCCGGGACCGACACCCCTCGGACCGGAAGTGGCCACCCTCACCACCGGGGGAACGCACCCGGTGGTCACCGGGATCGGGCACACTCGAAACGTCCACCGAAAGGAGGCCCCGGGCCGGGAGGGCCCGCCACCGACGTCCATCAGGCAAGGAGACGCCCTGTTGACCACCTCATCACCGCAGGCCGGACCCGCCCGGGTGCTCGGCACCGTCGACGCGGTCGCCATCGGCGCGGGCGCGATGCTGGGGGCCGGGGTCTTCTCCGTGTTCGCCCCCGCGGCGCGGGGCGCCGGCGCGTGGCTGCCCGTGGCCGTCCTCATCGCCGGACTGGTCGCCTACTGCAACGCGATGTCCTCTGCGCGGCTGGCGGCCCGCCACCCCGAGTCGGGCGGCGCCTACATCTACGGCCGCGAGCGCCTGGGCGACCTGTGGGGCTTCC is a window of Nocardiopsis changdeensis DNA encoding:
- a CDS encoding class I SAM-dependent methyltransferase gives rise to the protein MAQHYFDSDPDAASRPSTADLVLPDLHLRLHTDRGVFSPDKVDLGTRVLLESVPAPPEGGRLLDVGCGYGPIALTLASRAPAAQVLGVDVNSRAVGLARRNAAEHGLDNARFAVVTPEGEPAEEDAPDLSGPFDAIWSNPPIRVGKGVLHTLLRVWLGRLSEQGVAHLVVQRHLGADSLHKWLVEQGFPTERTASRAGFRVLAVRRG
- a CDS encoding dsRBD fold-containing protein, producing MRAQVGDRLVIESQRADAHRRTGVVTGIRGSGGEPPYQVHWLDAGQGHDALVYPGPDAHIEHPPGADAGTSTEGAQMHTTKRWNVDVLISEENEGEAARTWAEVGMVADDGTALRGHGMARKHPMDMDVPEIGEELAVSRALSDLSRQLRQVAAEDINDNTGTPWRPT